From the Desulfonispora thiosulfatigenes DSM 11270 genome, one window contains:
- a CDS encoding GNVR domain-containing protein → MKINILSIKVKDRDPKQAANIANSLATKFSGFISELATKQTNQSLTYIQTQLEIEEKNLKEVLAQYRTELAKAGVDDQNIQKAAADKQVELEMIDLKVENARNKFKALLAKKEEIKLAQSFDIGEAAIVVSSKAYESKSPVSPNKTLNVAIALVLGLMIGVFAAFAKSYWQSTSMEGKGAKV, encoded by the coding sequence ATGAAGATAAATATACTATCAATTAAGGTTAAAGATAGGGACCCTAAACAAGCAGCTAACATAGCCAATTCCTTAGCCACTAAGTTTTCCGGCTTTATCTCAGAACTTGCAACCAAACAAACTAATCAATCTTTAACTTATATTCAAACTCAACTTGAAATAGAAGAGAAAAACTTAAAAGAAGTTTTGGCTCAATATCGAACAGAGTTGGCTAAAGCTGGAGTGGATGATCAAAATATTCAAAAGGCTGCAGCAGATAAACAAGTAGAGCTTGAAATGATTGACCTAAAAGTAGAAAATGCACGTAACAAATTTAAAGCATTACTAGCAAAAAAAGAAGAAATTAAATTAGCCCAATCCTTTGATATAGGAGAAGCAGCTATCGTAGTATCTTCAAAAGCTTATGAAAGTAAAAGTCCTGTATCTCCAAATAAAACATTGAATGTAGCGATTGCCCTAGTATTGGGACTTATGATTGGTGTATTTGCTGCTTTTGCAAAATCATATTGGCAATCAACAAGCATGGAAGGCAAAGGGGCAAAAGTCTAA
- a CDS encoding polysaccharide biosynthesis protein has product MSKPIRIFLLTIIDAFLIYVAFYMALLVRFDFDIPATNLTGFHSIAIHLVVVAVICFHLFGLYKRVWQYASIGELLIVVVAVGVATTMQVTLAYFFMEGASFPLPRSIFILSCFFTIFLVGGSRLAWRLFRDQALNMHTIRGGKPILIIGAGDAGFMVAKEMKNHFSGKVNVVGFIDDSATKQSSKILNIPVLGNRGDIPEIVSRYNIERVIIAIPSVEGKVIKEIVEICNQTNAEIQILPGMYDLIEGNVTVNNIREVQVEDLLGRDPIKVDLQGISEYINDRVVLVTGAGGSIGSELCRQIARFSPSELLLLDISENTIYEIELELRSTHPDLKIYPLIKDIREKDSMERVFRQFKPKVVFHAAAHKHVPLMEHNPEEAIKNNVRGTYNVARSADKFGAERFVLISTDKAVNPTSVMGASKRVAEMIIQFMDKTSKTNFMAVRFGNVLGSKGSVVPLFKKQIREGGPVTVTHEEMVRFFMTIPEAVQLVIEAGSMSKGGEIFILDMGEPVKIIDLARTLIRLSGFEPEVDIDIEISGIRPGEKLYEELLISKEGCDATKHKRIYAEKPNFLDIPLIEEVIASILTDKLPNSKEETEKFLKAIIPQFRDKCASNNHLEIENASFITSQAEQFVAG; this is encoded by the coding sequence ATGTCTAAACCTATACGCATTTTTCTTTTGACTATAATTGATGCGTTTTTAATCTATGTAGCCTTTTATATGGCCTTATTAGTACGATTTGATTTTGACATACCTGCTACAAATTTAACTGGATTTCATAGTATAGCCATTCACCTTGTTGTTGTGGCTGTAATATGTTTCCATTTATTTGGATTATATAAAAGAGTTTGGCAGTATGCCAGTATTGGTGAACTATTAATCGTAGTAGTTGCTGTAGGTGTGGCTACCACAATGCAAGTTACTTTAGCCTATTTTTTTATGGAAGGTGCTAGCTTTCCTCTTCCACGAAGTATTTTCATTTTAAGTTGTTTTTTTACGATCTTTTTAGTCGGTGGGTCGAGATTAGCTTGGCGTCTTTTTAGAGATCAAGCCTTAAATATGCATACTATCAGAGGTGGCAAACCTATTTTAATTATAGGTGCGGGTGATGCTGGATTTATGGTGGCCAAAGAGATGAAAAATCATTTTTCAGGCAAAGTAAATGTAGTAGGCTTTATCGATGATAGTGCAACAAAACAAAGCTCGAAAATATTAAATATACCAGTTCTTGGAAATAGGGGAGACATTCCGGAGATAGTTTCTAGGTATAACATTGAACGGGTGATTATTGCCATTCCTTCAGTAGAGGGTAAGGTAATCAAAGAAATAGTAGAAATTTGTAACCAAACAAATGCGGAAATTCAAATACTGCCTGGCATGTATGATTTAATTGAAGGAAATGTCACAGTTAATAATATTCGGGAAGTTCAGGTAGAAGACTTATTAGGAAGAGATCCCATAAAGGTCGACTTACAAGGTATTTCGGAATATATTAATGATCGCGTAGTTTTAGTTACAGGCGCAGGGGGATCAATCGGTTCTGAACTTTGTCGACAAATAGCAAGATTTTCCCCTAGTGAATTATTATTATTAGATATCTCTGAAAACACGATTTATGAAATAGAATTAGAATTACGTAGCACTCATCCTGATTTAAAAATCTATCCTTTAATCAAAGATATCCGAGAAAAGGATTCCATGGAAAGAGTATTTAGACAATTTAAGCCGAAAGTAGTTTTTCATGCTGCAGCCCACAAACACGTTCCTTTAATGGAGCATAATCCAGAAGAAGCCATTAAAAATAATGTTAGAGGAACATATAATGTGGCCCGGTCAGCAGATAAGTTCGGTGCTGAAAGATTTGTCTTAATTTCAACAGATAAAGCAGTTAATCCCACTAGTGTAATGGGTGCATCTAAGAGGGTTGCTGAAATGATTATTCAGTTCATGGATAAAACAAGTAAAACAAATTTTATGGCAGTCCGTTTTGGTAATGTTTTAGGAAGTAAAGGAAGCGTTGTACCTTTATTTAAAAAGCAAATACGTGAAGGCGGACCAGTAACGGTTACTCATGAAGAAATGGTTAGATTTTTCATGACCATCCCTGAAGCTGTACAATTAGTAATTGAAGCAGGATCCATGTCCAAAGGTGGAGAAATATTTATCCTCGATATGGGTGAACCTGTTAAGATTATTGATTTAGCCAGAACATTAATTAGACTTTCGGGATTTGAACCAGAAGTCGATATAGATATAGAAATTTCAGGCATCAGACCAGGAGAAAAATTATATGAAGAACTACTGATATCTAAAGAAGGCTGTGATGCTACTAAGCATAAACGAATCTATGCAGAAAAACCTAATTTCTTAGATATTCCATTAATTGAAGAGGTTATAGCGTCTATTCTTACAGATAAATTACCAAATAGCAAAGAAGAAACAGAAAAGTTCTTAAAGGCTATAATTCCACAATTTAGAGATAAATGTGCAAGTAATAATCACCTTGAGATAGAAAACGCTTCTTTCATTACTAGTCAAGCCGAACAATTCGTAGCTGGTTAG
- a CDS encoding DUF1659 domain-containing protein, with translation MMVERMHNYSKLRITLDFGMDENEKEILKAKTFSNVKEDAEDEALYEVGTVFAGLTTCETLFDVERISSNSIFYA, from the coding sequence ATGATGGTTGAGAGAATGCATAATTATTCCAAATTACGCATTACATTGGATTTCGGAATGGACGAAAATGAAAAGGAAATTCTGAAGGCAAAGACTTTTTCTAATGTAAAGGAAGACGCTGAAGATGAAGCATTATATGAAGTGGGAACTGTTTTTGCTGGGTTAACAACATGTGAGACATTATTTGATGTTGAAAGAATTAGTTCAAATAGTATTTTTTATGCTTAA
- a CDS encoding DUF2922 domain-containing protein: MAKTLQLSFVDADNKKVSMTVNDPREDLTGLEVKAAMDQIIAQNIFTSSKNKDLVAISGARIIDRDVTELEVSGE; encoded by the coding sequence TTGGCTAAGACATTACAACTAAGCTTTGTAGATGCGGACAATAAAAAGGTATCTATGACTGTTAACGACCCTAGGGAAGACCTAACGGGGCTGGAAGTTAAGGCTGCGATGGATCAAATAATTGCGCAAAATATTTTTACGTCATCAAAAAATAAAGATCTCGTAGCTATCTCGGGAGCAAGAATTATTGATCGCGATGTAACTGAGTTAGAAGTCTCGGGAGAGTAG
- a CDS encoding sugar phosphate nucleotidyltransferase, with the protein MKGMIMAAGLGSRLMPLTENIPKPMVPVLNKPVMQYCIELLKEHGVQEIIANTHYRPEAISNYFGDGSNLGVRLEYSYEEELLGTAGGVKNNRWFLDETFIIVSGDALTDINLTEMARFHKENNALVTLALKSVEDVSKYGVVVTDEAGKIQAFQEKPKASEAVSNLVNTGIYIFEPEIFDYIPDGFYDFGKELFPKLVEMNAKIYGFNTTDYWSDVGSLEVYKDSNWDFLANDKNLIGKNTVVQDSAKQEGNVVIGSGCYIGNNVRLKNCIIWDDCIIADNVVIENAIIGSKCLIGEGSTINSQVVVGCGCKIGSNVTLGPGLKIESNSRIDSGEDILEVG; encoded by the coding sequence ATGAAAGGAATGATTATGGCGGCAGGTCTAGGATCTCGTTTAATGCCATTAACAGAAAATATACCTAAGCCGATGGTACCCGTATTAAATAAACCTGTGATGCAGTATTGTATTGAACTTTTAAAAGAACATGGTGTTCAGGAAATTATTGCTAATACTCATTATCGTCCGGAAGCTATTTCTAATTATTTTGGAGATGGGAGTAATTTAGGCGTACGTTTAGAATATTCATACGAAGAGGAATTACTAGGTACGGCTGGGGGAGTTAAAAATAATCGATGGTTTTTAGATGAAACATTTATTATCGTGAGCGGCGATGCCTTAACTGATATTAATTTAACCGAGATGGCAAGGTTTCATAAGGAAAATAATGCTCTGGTAACTCTTGCCCTAAAGTCTGTTGAAGATGTAAGTAAATATGGGGTAGTAGTTACAGATGAAGCGGGCAAGATTCAGGCATTTCAGGAAAAGCCAAAAGCTTCGGAAGCTGTAAGCAACTTAGTTAATACTGGGATTTATATTTTTGAGCCGGAAATATTTGATTATATTCCTGATGGTTTTTATGATTTTGGTAAAGAGCTATTCCCGAAATTAGTAGAAATGAATGCGAAAATTTATGGTTTTAATACTACGGATTATTGGTCAGATGTAGGGAGTTTAGAAGTTTATAAAGATTCCAATTGGGATTTTTTAGCTAATGACAAAAACCTTATAGGCAAAAATACCGTGGTGCAAGATAGTGCTAAGCAAGAAGGAAATGTGGTCATTGGCTCTGGCTGCTATATTGGTAATAATGTAAGGCTTAAGAACTGTATTATCTGGGATGATTGTATCATTGCAGATAATGTTGTAATTGAAAATGCAATTATTGGCTCAAAGTGTCTTATTGGAGAGGGTTCCACCATTAATTCTCAAGTAGTAGTGGGATGTGGTTGTAAAATAGGTAGTAATGTTACCTTGGGTCCCGGGCTAAAGATCGAGAGTAATAGTAGAATTGATAGTGGTGAAGATATTTTAGAAGTAGGGTAA
- a CDS encoding phospho-sugar mutase, which translates to MEKIAHKEHYLQQYQKWINTDSLNEEMKAELLAIKDDKAEIEERFYKNLEFGTGGLRGLMGAGTNRINIYTVRRSTQGLANYLKKQNLTPCTTKTEDRAASKGTWRNIDHPTVKASGQTNTNKTTPLKVVIAYDSRFKSREFALESALVLAQNGIKAYVFAEIAPTPLLSYAVCELGADAGIVITASHNPKEYNGYKVYGNYGGQMTDEDSRAVIEQVENIQEELSVAVMAQKEAEAQELLVWLGSELLDRYIERTKGLILNPEIIEKMQDSLKIVYTPLHGTGNIPVMRLLQESGFKEVAIVPEQAEPDGSFPTASYPNPEDIKSFALAIELGKANNADILLATDPDADRVGVIVKNERSEYVSLTGNQLGGLLVDYILSSRKEKNTLPADGVIIKTIVTSSLGVDIARKYGIGHIDVLTGFKYIGEKINEFTHSKSSTYLFGYEESYGYLASDYVRDKDAVQICLLASEMAAFYKDKGITLYERLHQLFTELGYYQEDLVNITLEGIAGEKTIAAIIEDFRNNPPHEVHGERVLMVCDYLTCTEVDMIEKIATKTTLPKSNVLRYRLSDGSWFCIRPSGTEPKLKIYFGVKGNTAEEATTKLEGIKVEVMQRVNQVNV; encoded by the coding sequence ATGGAAAAAATAGCACATAAGGAGCATTATTTACAGCAGTATCAAAAATGGATTAATACGGATTCTTTAAACGAGGAAATGAAAGCTGAGCTTTTAGCGATAAAAGATGACAAGGCCGAGATAGAGGAAAGATTTTATAAAAACCTAGAATTTGGCACAGGTGGTCTTCGGGGGCTAATGGGGGCAGGGACTAATCGCATTAATATTTATACCGTGCGCCGTTCTACTCAGGGACTAGCTAATTACTTAAAAAAGCAGAATTTAACCCCGTGCACTACGAAAACTGAAGATCGTGCGGCTTCAAAGGGCACTTGGCGGAATATAGATCACCCTACTGTAAAGGCATCTGGGCAGACGAACACTAATAAAACCACGCCTCTAAAGGTAGTTATTGCCTACGATTCACGGTTTAAGTCACGGGAATTTGCCTTAGAATCAGCACTTGTTCTAGCACAAAATGGTATTAAGGCTTATGTTTTTGCAGAAATTGCCCCTACCCCATTACTTTCTTATGCGGTGTGTGAACTTGGAGCAGACGCAGGCATTGTTATTACAGCAAGTCACAATCCTAAGGAATATAATGGGTACAAGGTTTACGGTAATTATGGAGGACAAATGACAGATGAAGATTCTAGAGCTGTTATCGAACAAGTAGAAAATATCCAGGAAGAATTAAGTGTAGCCGTGATGGCACAAAAAGAAGCCGAGGCACAGGAATTATTAGTGTGGCTTGGTAGTGAATTATTGGATAGATATATCGAGAGAACAAAAGGGTTAATTTTAAATCCTGAAATAATTGAAAAAATGCAAGATAGCCTAAAAATTGTATACACTCCTTTACATGGGACGGGCAATATTCCGGTAATGAGGCTGTTACAGGAATCCGGCTTTAAAGAAGTAGCAATTGTTCCAGAGCAAGCAGAGCCAGATGGTAGTTTTCCAACAGCGTCTTATCCAAATCCTGAGGATATTAAGTCCTTTGCCCTTGCGATTGAACTAGGCAAGGCAAATAATGCAGATATTCTCCTAGCAACTGATCCTGATGCTGACCGAGTAGGCGTAATTGTGAAAAATGAGCGTAGTGAATATGTGTCCTTAACGGGTAATCAATTAGGTGGATTATTAGTTGACTATATTTTAAGTAGTCGTAAGGAAAAAAACACCCTGCCCGCAGATGGCGTAATTATTAAAACAATCGTTACTTCTAGCTTAGGCGTGGATATTGCTCGTAAATATGGAATTGGTCATATTGATGTTTTAACCGGTTTTAAATATATCGGTGAAAAAATAAATGAATTTACACACAGTAAAAGCTCCACCTATTTATTTGGCTACGAAGAAAGCTATGGTTATTTAGCCAGTGATTATGTACGCGATAAAGATGCCGTGCAAATTTGTTTATTAGCCTCTGAAATGGCTGCATTTTATAAGGATAAGGGTATTACCTTGTACGAGCGTTTACACCAGTTATTCACAGAACTTGGCTATTATCAAGAGGACCTGGTAAATATCACCTTAGAAGGCATTGCCGGAGAAAAAACAATTGCTGCTATCATCGAAGATTTCCGGAACAATCCCCCACATGAGGTTCATGGGGAAAGGGTATTAATGGTATGTGACTATTTAACATGTACGGAAGTGGACATGATTGAAAAAATAGCAACAAAAACCACCCTGCCAAAGTCCAATGTCTTAAGGTATCGCCTCTCTGATGGATCATGGTTTTGCATTCGTCCTTCTGGCACAGAGCCTAAACTTAAAATTTACTTTGGGGTAAAAGGTAACACAGCTGAAGAAGCGACCACAAAGCTAGAAGGAATCAAAGTAGAAGTCATGCAAAGAGTAAATCAAGTAAATGTGTAA
- a CDS encoding Rpn family recombination-promoting nuclease/putative transposase: MKKNKKYDLMDPKIDFAFKQIFAGKFKESKIVLIDLLNSILGFEETVKITDILYLNPYTDKEYEESKQSILDIKVKTNKEELIDIEIQIRNSDNYRKRSLYYWSTIYGEQIVEGEAYNELKRCIVINILNFNLITENEHYHSIFNVREKNKNFALNHDLEIHYLELKKFLKSTGEEKFTGLEQWLIFLKDSGNENKREIINQIRKENEVIDMAGEILEKLSQDEKARAIYQQRRKWYLDKVSSEKYFLSKGREEGIKEGIKEGELKGKRDIAKKLISLGIEIDKIEEATKLSRAEIEEIAKE; this comes from the coding sequence ATGAAGAAAAATAAGAAATATGATTTAATGGATCCGAAAATTGATTTTGCATTCAAACAAATCTTTGCAGGGAAATTTAAAGAAAGTAAAATTGTCCTAATAGATTTACTAAATTCTATTTTAGGGTTCGAGGAAACGGTAAAAATTACCGACATTCTATATTTAAACCCCTATACGGATAAGGAATATGAAGAATCCAAACAATCAATCCTGGATATTAAGGTCAAAACAAATAAAGAGGAATTAATCGATATTGAAATACAAATTAGAAATTCTGATAATTATCGCAAACGCTCCTTGTATTACTGGTCAACTATTTATGGGGAGCAAATAGTTGAAGGCGAAGCATATAATGAATTAAAAAGATGCATAGTAATAAATATCCTGAATTTTAATTTAATTACAGAAAATGAACACTATCATAGTATTTTTAATGTAAGAGAAAAAAACAAAAACTTTGCCTTAAATCATGATTTAGAAATCCACTACCTGGAATTAAAGAAGTTTTTGAAAAGCACAGGCGAAGAAAAGTTTACAGGTTTAGAGCAGTGGTTAATATTCCTTAAAGATTCAGGCAATGAAAATAAACGCGAAATAATAAATCAAATACGAAAAGAAAATGAGGTGATTGACATGGCAGGAGAAATCTTAGAAAAATTAAGTCAAGATGAAAAGGCTAGAGCAATCTACCAACAAAGACGCAAATGGTATTTGGATAAGGTATCAAGTGAGAAGTATTTTCTAAGTAAAGGCCGAGAAGAAGGAATTAAAGAAGGAATTAAAGAAGGAGAGCTAAAAGGCAAAAGGGATATAGCAAAAAAACTTATTTCCTTAGGAATTGAAATAGATAAAATCGAGGAAGCTACAAAGTTATCTAGGGCAGAGATTGAAGAGATAGCAAAGGAATAA
- a CDS encoding YvrJ family protein yields the protein MEELMQQVANFGFPIVVSIYLLVRVEGRLEHLSCSINDLSSVILRLKEVIVHE from the coding sequence GTGGAGGAATTAATGCAACAAGTAGCAAATTTCGGATTTCCTATCGTGGTTAGTATTTATTTACTAGTACGCGTAGAAGGACGTCTAGAGCATCTATCATGTTCAATAAACGATTTATCCAGCGTAATTCTCAGACTAAAAGAGGTCATTGTCCATGAATAA
- a CDS encoding competence protein ComK: MNHSANAICNNLPEIQALLPIYTEDGGNSTEVCLVNGKRLISPKKTKTILKNIAESYTKDVSLIRRKYGSLIGRKHQAPLPLIPDLILVPLKFRSPIGKDEGALCYISQTQVASWKACGKTSTKIIFKNELEIEVMQSIDSVTLALKQADMIRMEYIKNLDLKSIQNLL; encoded by the coding sequence ATGAATCATAGTGCAAATGCTATTTGCAACAATTTACCGGAAATTCAGGCTTTGCTGCCTATTTATACAGAAGATGGGGGAAATAGCACAGAAGTGTGCCTGGTAAATGGAAAGCGCCTCATAAGTCCGAAAAAAACTAAAACCATTCTAAAAAACATAGCAGAGTCATACACCAAAGACGTGAGCCTGATTAGAAGAAAGTATGGGTCCCTAATTGGCCGCAAACATCAAGCACCGCTACCATTGATTCCGGATTTAATCTTGGTTCCTTTAAAATTCCGTTCACCAATTGGTAAAGACGAAGGCGCATTATGCTACATCTCTCAAACCCAAGTGGCCAGCTGGAAGGCCTGCGGTAAAACTAGCACAAAAATAATTTTTAAAAATGAGCTAGAGATTGAAGTAATGCAAAGCATCGACTCGGTAACCTTAGCCCTAAAACAAGCCGACATGATAAGAATGGAATACATAAAAAATCTTGATTTAAAATCTATCCAGAATCTACTTTAA
- a CDS encoding DNA polymerase, with protein sequence MKKLSIDIETFSSIDLARCGVYKYCDSADFKILLFAYAFNDEKVEVIDLAQNEEIPEKVEQALTDPNVIKTAFNANFERTCLKKYFNKPMPPSQWRCTAVLALTLGLPGNLAGVTKCLKLPEEKMQEGKDLIKFFSIPINKNQNIQTMKAAQTAQSPQSASCARNLPQHNLKKWQTFKEYCKQDVVVEREIRKKLEVFPIPAPEQKLWELDQKINDNGVRIDGQLVENAIECAEIYHKKRLAEAASLTGLANPNSPAQLKDWLAAQGIEVISLAKDKVKELLATETDPKIIRVLELRQEMSKTSVKKYEAMDKVVCSDGKIKGMLQFYGAATGRWAGRVINPQNLPRNEIESLDLARRLIKSKDYKELELTFDSVPDTLSQLIRTAFIPSPHARFIVSDFSSIEARVIAWLAGEKWRIDVFNDHGKIYEASASEMFNVPLAEITKDSELRQKGKIAELALGYQGSTGALKAMGALGMGLAEEELKPLVDTWRSSNPKIVKLWRDVENAAIKAVTERTTIKIQFGLKFSYQGGILFITLPSGRSLAYLRPRVEINRKFNTEKLTYEGVVPGSRKWGRVDTYGGKLVENIIQGLARDCLAIAMLRLDKAGYKISFHVHDEVILDVPKGTGSKEEVEKIMAKSISWAPGLPLNAESFETNYYMKE encoded by the coding sequence ATGAAAAAACTATCAATTGATATCGAAACATTTAGTAGCATAGACCTCGCTAGATGTGGCGTTTATAAATATTGCGACTCAGCTGATTTTAAAATACTACTTTTTGCCTATGCCTTTAATGATGAAAAAGTAGAGGTCATAGACCTAGCCCAAAATGAAGAAATCCCAGAAAAAGTCGAGCAGGCCTTAACCGATCCTAATGTAATCAAAACAGCATTTAATGCAAACTTTGAACGAACTTGCTTAAAAAAATACTTTAATAAACCTATGCCACCTAGCCAGTGGAGGTGTACCGCTGTCTTAGCCTTAACGCTCGGTCTTCCAGGAAATCTTGCGGGAGTAACAAAGTGCCTAAAATTACCAGAGGAAAAAATGCAAGAAGGTAAAGATTTAATTAAATTTTTCTCTATTCCCATAAATAAAAATCAGAATATTCAGACAATGAAGGCGGCCCAAACAGCTCAATCACCCCAATCTGCCTCCTGCGCCCGAAATCTACCCCAGCATAATTTAAAAAAGTGGCAGACCTTTAAAGAATATTGTAAACAAGACGTCGTAGTGGAGCGCGAGATTAGAAAAAAACTAGAAGTCTTTCCTATCCCAGCGCCTGAGCAAAAACTCTGGGAGCTAGACCAAAAGATAAACGATAACGGGGTAAGAATAGACGGGCAATTAGTAGAAAATGCAATTGAATGCGCTGAAATATATCACAAAAAAAGACTAGCTGAAGCCGCCTCCCTAACAGGACTAGCTAATCCTAATAGCCCTGCCCAGCTAAAGGACTGGCTCGCTGCGCAAGGTATAGAAGTAATTAGCCTTGCAAAAGACAAAGTAAAAGAATTATTAGCCACAGAAACGGACCCTAAAATCATCAGAGTATTAGAACTTAGGCAGGAAATGTCAAAAACATCCGTTAAAAAATATGAAGCCATGGATAAAGTAGTATGCAGCGATGGGAAAATTAAAGGCATGCTGCAGTTTTATGGGGCAGCTACAGGCAGATGGGCAGGTAGAGTTATAAATCCCCAAAACCTCCCAAGAAACGAGATAGAAAGCCTTGATCTAGCACGCCGTCTCATAAAGTCTAAAGATTATAAAGAATTAGAATTAACCTTTGACTCTGTGCCAGATACCTTGTCCCAATTAATTAGAACAGCCTTTATCCCCTCACCTCATGCTAGATTTATCGTGTCAGACTTTTCTAGCATTGAAGCAAGGGTAATCGCTTGGCTAGCAGGGGAAAAGTGGAGAATAGATGTCTTTAACGACCATGGAAAAATATATGAAGCCTCAGCATCAGAGATGTTTAACGTACCACTAGCAGAAATCACCAAAGATAGTGAGCTGCGCCAAAAAGGTAAAATCGCAGAACTAGCCCTAGGGTATCAAGGTAGCACAGGCGCACTTAAAGCCATGGGAGCATTAGGCATGGGACTAGCTGAAGAAGAATTAAAACCATTAGTAGATACCTGGAGAAGTTCAAATCCAAAAATAGTAAAGCTCTGGCGCGACGTGGAAAATGCAGCCATAAAAGCAGTAACAGAAAGAACAACTATTAAAATACAGTTTGGACTTAAATTTAGCTATCAAGGTGGAATTTTATTTATCACCCTACCCTCAGGTAGAAGCCTTGCTTATCTTAGGCCAAGAGTAGAAATAAATAGAAAATTTAATACAGAAAAATTAACCTATGAAGGAGTAGTCCCAGGAAGTAGAAAATGGGGACGAGTAGACACCTATGGAGGTAAATTAGTGGAAAATATTATTCAAGGCCTTGCAAGAGACTGCCTAGCTATAGCCATGTTAAGGCTTGATAAGGCAGGATATAAAATAAGCTTTCACGTCCATGATGAGGTTATCCTTGATGTTCCAAAGGGGACAGGCTCAAAAGAAGAAGTAGAAAAAATCATGGCAAAAAGTATTAGCTGGGCACCAGGTCTTCCTTTAAACGCTGAAAGCTTTGAAACAAATTATTATATGAAAGAATAG